From the genome of Grus americana isolate bGruAme1 chromosome 4, bGruAme1.mat, whole genome shotgun sequence:
CATAAATCCAGCATGAAAGCTATGGGCCCCAAAAGCGGTTCCAGTTCTAACGAGTCTCCAGGAACACAAGAGCACACTGTAAACTTTAGAAATGCtacctttattttccttttgtatgCACACAGATATTACAAAACTGCATGCTTACCTTTTAGTAAATATCTTAAACAGCTCTCGGAGTAAAAACAGAAATTGCACATTCTGCATATTTAGAAGGAAAGTTTCCTAAGCCCAGGAGGCTTACGGTTTAACTTCTTAACGCTGTGGGTTAAAGCTCACCCGCAGCCATTTTAAGTGCAGATCTCTCTATCCAGGTTTACAGTGAGACATCAGATGCTCTGTTCAGGTCCTAGGTCCAGCTCCATACTCACCAGACATTACCTTCTCAGCCTGTGGCCCCAAAACACAAGAGGACCAGCCTGGCACTGCTCTTTCCCGTGCTGGAAAGTGGGTTGAGTACATTCCAGGTCAGCTGTGTCAGCTTGCCTTTCCAGAGCAAAGCTGACACCCAGCACAGTGAGCCAGGAaggtgaaagggaaaaaacctatTGATTCCAACTGCCCTCTTTACAGCTCTCTCTTATTGAGTGGATCAAATAAAGTATGAACCTGAAGTGTATGAATACCCGTACGTTTCTTACGCAGTGAACAAATACTTCAGTGCAAGCAAATTGGCTCAGACAGTGTCTATTTCCCACTGTCACTTCCactgctcctctcccttctccttccccacgAAATGAACAATTTCCctgaaatgcttttatataCCAACTATGTtctgaaagcttaaaaaaaaaataaaaattaacagctAGTGGAATTTTAAGAGCTGTTTGGGTTTAATCGTGAAAGGACGATTCCACAGCACACGAAGAAAGATTTCCAGGAACTGAAAGCATATCTGAAAGCCAACAgacaaatatatgtattttccaTCTGCACTATTTTTAATCTATTACTTTAAATTCCCATCCAAGCCCTTTAAGAgtgcccagaaaaaaaaacactttccaATGTAGTCGGTAGGGTTTCAAGTCACTGGAAAGCACACAGCTTCCCTCTCTATGCTGCATGTACAAGAAAAGCTGccgctttttttccccagagtgtACCTTTTTACTGCGTTAATTTCTAGTTGAAGGTTAACAACTTCGTACATAaacttttaataaagaaaaagaaataaaaagaataggACATAGATATTAAGGTAAAGTctacaaatatttatgtatttgcaAGAGGTATAGGAACTGGGTGGGACTCCTTTACTGGTATCAGTAACAGCACCAAGTCTGCACTTCACATTCTGTTTTAAGTACTGAACTTTATTGCAATTCAATAAATGCTTCTATATATAAATCACACACAAGGCCTCAGGTTTTGTATTCCgtgaaaacaaacaagttaCACTACATGGTTATTACAGACACACAAAGTCATCTTAAAGCCAGTGCAGTATAGAACAGTACTACAATCATAATAACAGTTTGTaagattaaatatatatacattttttaaaagccaaaaccatGAAAGTGGAATACATTAGTGATGAAATAGAAGATTATATAGTCTCTAgcagctttttttaatattcaactACTCTATCTAGTTATCTAGCAGCATCATTGTCTAATGACTGTTAGACAGTTTGTATTTTCAATCAGTAGATGTTTTGTTCCAATATTTCATACAGACTGCAGATATCTCTGATCATCACATTAGCAAGAACAAAGAAGTTCCTACTTAAAGCCTTACTGATGTATAAGAGTAATTACAATACTACAACTTCAACAACATCAACAACGTCACGTGTTAATTGTCTCCATATTAGAGTACAAAACAGGCTGCATActtcattaatgtttttttcctccaatacAGACTCTAAATGCATGGAAATTTCCAGGAGGTCTATCTAATCCAGGCGAAGACATTGGTAAGTCCTCGGATAACAGGTCAGGCATCAACAGAATTACCAAGGCATTAACAGTACTGAAATACATCATGACCCTATGCCTACCGGCTTCTTTGAATTAATGGTGAAGAGATGAACTGACATGATCCCACAACCTTAATAATCACGGGGCAACATTATGTTCAGGGCATAGAAGCTTTATATTTATAACATTTACCCTTTTCCACAATTTCTCTTAAACGACTGCTTGAAACCAGCGTATTTTTTGTAGGCTAGTTGGACATGCTGTAGCGATCCCAAGGTGCAGAGGATTAAGGTAACTGGTATATTAcccaaataaaactgaaatggcGAGCTCTCAGCTCGCTTTTTGGAATCCAGGGCAGTGAGCTCAGTGATGTACTGAGCACAAATTTCCAGCTCTCCATTATTATGTGCaaaccagaaataaatacacttgCTTCCTTCTGCCCTTGTTCATTTGATTTGTTTAGACTAAAAGCTCTTTGGCAGAGGACCAGCGTTAAGTACAGCACCCAAGTCTCATGGGCACCTACTTTCAACCAGAGACATAAGGCACTTGTGTATTGAAACACAGTGCGGGTTTGATGAAACCTATCATTTCTACCCAGCATAGCATAGGGGATGATAAACACTGCCGTGGATGTGTTCGGAGGTGAATGAACAAGGGCGTGTATCAAGAGAGAAAATCgtactttttcctccttgtatCTCAGCCCTTAAAATTATAGTCCACAGACTGGTTAATTCTGAAGTTATACTGTGGTTATTAAGTAGGTCTTGTTTTCAAAAGTTACATTTGCTCACATTAATTTAGCTTCACATCAGTATTCAGATGCGAATATACTCTTCTAATAACTCAAAAATGGAGAACTCATGGAAAAATGGAGAGCAATGCAACAGCTCTGGCAAACTGGGTATCGAGCCCACGTTTCCTGACTGTTTCATTCCTTAGAAATATCTAATATTTTTAGCAGTCTTCCTGCAACAACATGGGAGGGCTGTATTCCAGTTCATCATTTCAAGACACAGAAAGTTTCTAGTTGGTGGGATATGGCCGAGTTGTAGTTTTCATAACACGAATCATGTTTTAAGTCTTTTTGTCAAGCACGatgataaaaatcaaaattatttgcttgACAATGCAAATACATGTAACATTGCAAAACAGAGTCATGCGTTCAGAACATCATGTTCTGAAATGCCGTGTTTGTGGTCTAGCCAGGCTCCCTTTCACTTCTAGGAGGTACCAGAGGGATTTTTGTACTGAGGGGAAAGAACGGCCAGCACTGGCAACAGCTTCCCCCCCCAGGGATACTCAATAAGCCAGTGGCCAACCCTCAAATAACAGGTGAGGTTATGGTTGGAGCCTGGATGTAGGTATTGAGAAACACCTGGGACGAAACAAGTCTCTTACAGCTCCCCTCCTGCCACTACTAAACTACGTAATAATAAAAGTTAACGATTCTCTGCATCACATCTTAATATTACAAGAAGATATAAATTAGTGAAGCATAAAATATAACTGagcttaattttactttttttatccTTACATCAAACCTTATAAACTCACAGTCATTCAAGGGACTAAATTTCAAATTACAGTTACAAATTGCAATTACAAAGCTTGAAGATCCTGTTATTACGTGAAGTGACAAAATATACGGCTGCCTACTTTAATAGTACAAAGCGACTTGCGCGAGTACTTTGTATCATTTCATAATGCAGATTAAGCAAAGTGCacacatttttgtatttgaataCTTCTGAAACTCAAGCCCTAGTGTTTCTTCTGGTTTAACTgtcattatatatttttatatatacgcacacacatttaaataaaagggaAACAGGAAAAGGCACTTTATCTAAAAGCAAAGCTCAAAGCTTACATGAAATCcctatttatttcattttccttaccATAGCCTTCCTCAGCATTCCTCGTGATCTCAGTTGTTTACCTTCTTTGACCACTTTTGTGTAATGCAGCCCCTTGCCTAACAATAAAACCATTTGCCACAGTGTCTGCTTCGCAACCGCTGTTTTAAACCAGAGGACTGCAGGGGCCTCTCCAGGCACTCTAAAATGCAGTCTCTCCGAGGGTCAGGAATGGTAAATCAGTACCTTCCCCCACGTGCTTCCTCCCTGTATGCGTTAGCCTTTTAACTAATCAGTACTGTAAAAAAGTCACAAACATAAATGTTGTGCAGGCACTGTGTATTAATAGGTCTCACACAGCTAGTTTAATTGCAAGATGGAAGTTGAGCTGAGGCTCAAAATCAGGGCCCTTAACATATATATAGTTCTTTGGCCTCTGCTGGATAAAtcattttgtttatatattgCTAGTCACTGTATGTCCTGACATTATTTCCAATATCTGAGACCACCCCTAAAATGTCTCTTGTTCACCTCTGACATGTCAAGATGCAGGCTTCCATAGGAAGGCAAATCTCTACAAGGTCTTGTAAAATGTACTTTGCTTTTGGAAGTAAGCcaacacacatttctttttcatttgaacaTGAACTAGCTGAAGCAGGTAACACTGCAAAACAGCTATACGCATTTACCACTCAAACAAGGCACAACCATGAGCTTACATAAATTTAGAAAAAGCTAGTATTTTACATACCAGTAGTTACCCCAGGCAAGAGTGGATTTGACTTGACTACAATGAAGCTGCAGAATTTGGGGAAATAAGCGGAGTATCAAAAATCTCATTTGAGGTTTTCAATTTAAGTTACTATTCAAGAGAGAAATCTTCTCTTGAGGACTGGACAGACAGACAATGCTCTGGCTGCAAATGCAGTACACAGACCCTCTAGATTCCTGAAATTAGGGCTACTTTTGTAACGAGGAATGTTAACACATCACTGTGGTTGATGTACACAAAATGTACATGTGTAGCACGGATACAGCATGTTTTCTGCAAGAACAGGCTATGTGCTATACTGGTATTACGGCATATTTCAAATGTAACTAGACACttaagatacattttaaaaaggacttAGTGCTGGCTTTCACTTGCTGCACGCAACAGTTTTACCCCCATTGTTAAATCCTGTGGCAAAAAGTGCAACGAAACAAAGTGATTTGATCGAGTGATCTGACATACGTACAGGTGTTGAGCTGCACAGGGTCTGAACCTGAAACTGGGTAGCAGCAAGAAGAGACAGGGACCAAGATTCAGAGGACTGAAAAGAGGGTGCAGTGCTATCTTGGATTAAAAGCTCAGCGGAGCCAGCGACCATCAGAATGTCCGTTTCAGAATCACACTCTGTACAGTATTATGGGAAGTTTCTTACTTGCATCATTTGGTGGGATATACACAAGAAAGGCATGTCACAATTAGTTTTGTTCGGGGACCAAAAAATTAGCTTATCCTTGTGTTGAAACAAACGGGCTACGCTCTGAAAAGCTTatgaagcagaacagagaaCGCTTTGAGTTAGAAATCTTCCATGATCACAAGGTTTAAAGAATGTTAAGCTATTCTTCTGTGTATTGTAAGGATTGCTCTTTTCACCTAGGAGACACCGCAGTTCGAGAGGTTTTTGAAGAGACTGGCATTAAGTCAGAGTTCAAGTCCATCCTAAGCATAAGGCAGCAACACAAACAGCCCGGAGCCTTTGGGAAGTCAGATATGTACATAATCTGTCGCCTGGAGCCCTCCTCCTTCAACATCAGCTTCTGCCAGCAGGAGTGCCTGAGGTGTGAATGGATGGACCTCGATGAGCTTGCTAGGACCAAACATGCTACTCCCATCACCAGCAGCGTAGCTAAACTCTTACTCTATGGATACCGGGAAGGCTTTGGTAAGATTGATATAACCATGAGAGAGTTTCCAGCTGTCTACACAGGCCTGTTCTACAAACTATACCACAGGGAGCTGCCCGAGTCCTACAGAAACATTACATGATAGCAACACATTTCACATTTCACTGTATTAATAATTTAGAACTATTATTGTAGTGATATTTAGACCATATTAAAATTATCCGTGGACTTCTTTTAGGTAATTATTagaaagtaattatttattctgtaataagctataaattattttttaaaaggtaaatattGCTATAAGTGTGCATCAGATTCATTTTCCTTTACTCTGTAAAGCAAACGTAAGGTAAATAAAATAGCTCTACATGGATATctagcagaaaacagaagtgttaCTGatcctgaaaatacattttccaagtCATTTTACCTCCACGCACACTGGCACGATAGGTTTAAAGAGCAATATAAAGACAGTATGAAACATTCATGTTTTAATCTGGCATCTGCAAAAGCAGTTAATATCAGCAAATAATTGCTTAGATTGTTGCTACTTCAGAGAGGAGTAGGAAACTCGACGTCTTTCGTGTAGTGTGCTATATATGTACTCGGAATCCGCCATGGAAATCAGCTTTTAGCAgacatgggaaggaaaaggatagCTTTCTGTCCAGGTCCAGTTTTGGGTCCAGGTTTGTACTGTCCAGTTCTTTTCAGTGCCACATACCAATCAGAGTATTTCCGTGATCGGTAAGTGTTATAGTTATTAGATTCCAAACgctcaaaaaagaaacattcttcTGTTGCACATTTctaaaagggaaagagaaaaagcttaTTGATATTCCATCACAAATCAATTCTTCAGATTCACAGGACTAACTTATCAAGAACAAGTTAGCAATACattcagttttaagaaattcACATTAAATGTTTCCTGTTTAAAGGAAGGGTTATggttaaaatacagtttctaaGTATGATTCATTTATTGTCTTTAACACAGATCAAGCAGATTCTAGTTTGTTTTCACTACATAATTCTTTGTTCTGACCTGAAACTCAGTCACATGAAGAACCCTGTCCCTTGGCACTTACTGACAGATCCTGACTTCCAAGCTCAGCAGTTTTTCCATCTCATCCTGGGTTATAAGTTAACCGAAGAGTAGCATTTAAGAGAGAAGGGAGTATTTCCCTTGCATTCCTCAAACCAACCTTTTTATCAGCTAGAGTACAGCTTTTTATCAGTACAGCATAGTTTCAGCATTTGCCTTTTCTAATTTTGAGGTTTAACTTTCTAACACTAATTCGAGTCTGGTTTTGTAGCGCTCTGAAACAGTGGCAAGCCTGCGTCTGtccaagattttttaaaattcaaaacttttacaataattttaagaaaagatcAGACCCAGCTAAGAGGTCTGTTCCACATAGAAACCGAGCATACTCTACTAGTGTCTAGAAGTACATCTATGGAATTATTCTGCTTCTGGAAGTAAGTCTTCAAAACCAACTCCGCCTACCCGGAACTAACATGCCTTCACAcccacaaataaaaaagaaggtaGTTCTTCACACAACAGGTAAAAGTTGAGCTGCAGAGCTCCTTACTATAGGAAGTTACGGTTTCCCCCAGCTTACATGGATTCCAGTCACTTTTGGACAAGCTCATAGTAAAGAAATTCACTGATGTTTACTAAATAGGTAAAACCCATTCTTGGCTGCAAAGGCCCCAAAGCTGAGATTGGCTGGAGGCTGGGACACCAATACAGGGACTTGCTATGTATGTCTAGTCTTAACACGCTGCGTTTGATCACCATCAGGTAGAAGATGCTCACCGCATATAAAGCCCTCAAAAGGTAAGCCTGCCATTAGTGAATGCAGCATGACACTCTTCCTTCTGCGTGTCTCTGCGCAGCAGAAAGCACTGCTCCCTCGGGGTGACCATACCAAAGAGAAAGAGTCTTCCTTTTCAAGTGATCCCTCTCCATCAGTGAGATCATGAATGGCAGGCACTATCAGTTGCAGGACTTTAGCCCTCAGATTTCCCTGGATATTTATTGCCTGGAGGAGTTAAAACCAAGTTAATTTAACTATGACTAGTATTTATGCCCTCGTAGCACTCACAGCGGCAAACCTGCCCACAGAACCTGTGCtttaagcaaaagaaatcatCTTCTCAAATACAAAGATGGCAGAAGTTCAAGACAGCAGGAACTTACTGGAGCTGGGGCCGGGGGTGCGACAACGACACGACACTTTCTTTTCATATACATCATCAACCCAGAAAATTTTTGGGAATGCCAGAGAAAAGCTAGTCATTAAAGAGAAGGCATGTAAAATCTTGGAAAGGAGACAGGGAATGTGAAGCAATTCCCTAAAGGAGCAGGCTGCTTTCTGTTACAGCCTTCTGTTAATATTCATGAAGTATCCAACTAGAACTGAAAAGTGAGCTTGGAACAACTAGACTTCATACGGTGTGCACGAAAAGGTACAGAAGAGTAGCTCCTCATATATGCCAAGTTTCTGTAGCTACAAGCAATTAAGTCATTGAAATGCAGTCTGGAATACAGTGATCTGTCTCACACATACGTCTTCAAATAGAAGGGGGTTTCTTCCACTTCAGCCATTTTCAGATATGAATTTTGGTTTCTAAGGAAAAGAACTTGTAAGAGAAAATCCATGTGCAATTTGTCATTTCTGTAACTCACtagtatttttacatttcaaatagcAGAATTAACAATTCTCATatgatttgtattttaaataatctttctcaaaataaatcGTATTTTAGTGCCTTTCATTCCAGCAATGTGAAAACAGATGCTTTAATCATCTGAAGCCACAGATCCAAGCCTGAAACAGACTACAGCAGCCTTAAGAGGGCACAGAAACCatataaagaaaagaagcatttaagAACAAACCCTAAATTTTAAGCAGAGTTTAGGCAAGTTCAGTACAATTGCCCAAGCTGGAAATTCTGGCAAAGAGACTGTTGCAGGAGCGGCAGCACTTCTGGAAGCGCCGAGAGAACGGATGCACGGGTGCTGGGGAGGTactgggcagagcagagctccccAGTCCTGCAGCACCTGGTTTCTCTTCGCACGCTTCCCAGCACTCCCCAGCTGGGGAGTTAGAGCAGGTGCCTAGCACCAGCGGGAACCGAGTCTTTACAGCCTCCGCTGGGAAGGAAACTGCTTCACGCCTGGGTGAATTTAAGCAGCAACTACAAGACCCCACATACAGGCAAAAGGCAAATTCACACAATCCACCTCTCCTGTGCACTAAATCCACAGAGTAAACACAATCTCAACTCAGACAAATGCATAGTTTTTATTCAGCCTTCCTCGTATCTCTCaggtttaaaaagtaaaataaactcTTCAAACAGATGTTCAggcaatttatttatttatgaacataaataatcaaaaaagggtgaaaaaagataaaaataacaaatgtttttacattcataaagatattttgaaaGGTGCCATGCAATTCACTCTGGACACTCCAGCCCTTATTTCTCCACAAAGCATATGTTATAccaatgtaaatattttgacatAAAAGTGAACGCTTAGGTGACAAGACATAGTTCAGGCTTCACGAACTATGTATTCCTTAACTTCTACCAAAGGGGACATTTTGGCACCGGGACTGCTGTCCAGCAGGAGCGCGCCACCACATTATGACCCTCAGCCCCTGGTAAAACCCTGGATGTCAaaaggtttgggggtttttaaaatactctttggCCTAGGCTCCATTCAAAGCAGAGATCTGGCAGCGAAAGCTTTCACAGCACGTTATAAACTACCTGAACTCTGTGGCCCTTTGTGAAAAGGATAAAGGAAGGGCAAATGCTTGGGGCAGCGGCAGGGAGTGAGTGCCGCTCAGCACCTGCCCGCCACCCATCAGTAATTTGCTGCCAAGAAGGCCTCCATCCAGAAGTCTGAGCAGCTAAATAAAACGCTGAATGCAGGAGTTTTTAACGTTAGCAATGTTGGTCATAGCCGCACTTGTACTACAGCCTGCTGTGTGCCGCTGCTATTCGACTGCTGAAATCCTCAAGGGGATTCACCCAGGGCAGATTGACCCAAAGAGGCAGCAACTTGCTGCAACAAagttcttcctcccttttttgcATGGCCAAACGCCACCCGCTGATTGATTTTTCAGTGCAAACTGCATCTGCCTTAGTATCACATTATGCCAATTAActtattttgacattttggaCTCCGATTAGGATTTAAAATTCCCCAAGTTTGGTCATTCCCAAAACTGAAACCAGAGGGTTAACCTGTAACTACCAGAGCGGATGGAGTACGACCCCAGAACTACATACGGGCCAGGAAATGAAGGTTAGTCTCACAAGTATTCTTGTACAGCAATTTTATTCCATAACCTCAAAAAAGAATTTCCTTCAAGTCAAGTCCTTCAGTCTGGCAAAACCTGCACGGTCATAGCAAAAGCACATAAGCATGACAGACAGAACAAACAGGTTGTATCCttaaatgacaaattatttCTCGTGAAATATAAAAGTTAATCAAAAGTGCAATTCTTCCTTTCATAggaaattttgagaaatttcttcatgaaattaaataatcaaacacatttaattccataaagtgaaaatatttcagtattaaatgAAACTGGAAAGTCAAAATGAGCCAGATCAGAAGtgaaatgtttccattaaaaaaatctgatggaataaatacatttctgcaCAAATATTTGTAGTTAAAACAGGGTTTTCCAAAGGGAAGTTTTGACTAGCTGCATTAATAACCAGCCATTTCCTCCAGTGACTGAACTGGTAAAGATTACCTCTCCTTCACAACAGCCAAGTCTGTTAGTAAACAGAGACCACAAAACTGCTAAATTAAAAGCCATATCATCCAGCTTTCAAGACAAGAACACGATCCACTGCACCACCACACAGATCACTGGTGTAAGCAGTGATACGCCTGGCTATGCAAGAAATCATTCTGCAAAACCCAACCCAGAACAAACCATAAAGACGTGTCTCAACAAAGTAATTCAAAAACATCCAACTAGGTGAAAAACAGGACTAAATAATaatttgcaaaaacatttttgaagatGTTGATATATTTGTAAAAGGAGGACACTATGCTAATTGATCCTTGACactgaaaagtaataaaaatgaagaaacaaaacagatgttTGGGGCAGAATAGTACTTAGGTGACTAGTGAATCAGAAAACTAATTAGGTGTTTAGAAATTAAAGTtccatgttttaaaagaaacagccaAAGGTTTCAGCAAATACAAACTGATGTGCACTGACAAGATCACTCCACTGCAAAGATTTCCAGCATATGCTCTTTCAAAGCTCTCACTGAAACACAAC
Proteins encoded in this window:
- the NUDT6 gene encoding nucleoside diphosphate-linked moiety X motif 6 codes for the protein MVRLCWALRRARGWGALAGLRARPDKFGGVTVDLAELRRPLRLEWTAFGRWLQGAVARWREEGRVAVWLRVPILQSRFVAVAASQGFAFHHAEQGSSTLTLWLGEGPSRLPGYATHQLGVAGAVLDESTGRVLVVQDRNRTLNAWKFPGGLSNPGEDIGDTAVREVFEETGIKSEFKSILSIRQQHKQPGAFGKSDMYIICRLEPSSFNISFCQQECLRCEWMDLDELARTKHATPITSSVAKLLLYGYREGFGKIDITMREFPAVYTGLFYKLYHRELPESYRNIT